From Dietzia sp. ANT_WB102, a single genomic window includes:
- a CDS encoding tRNA adenosine deaminase-associated protein: MASSSDQHARDSGDDSVTGTALGVVQDGGSWQVVQLDDAALTSLDHAAQQVRSLRAEGPSFGLVDVEHEFFVILRPGPSGMRLMLSDATAALDYDLAADVLDELNVDVPDMTDDELEETDPWGEGDMAILEDMGLPSGVLEIIVSETDLYADEQLQSVAERMGFGDEFERHQPDT, encoded by the coding sequence ATGGCCAGCAGCTCCGACCAACACGCCCGCGACTCCGGCGACGACTCTGTTACTGGCACCGCACTCGGGGTGGTCCAGGACGGCGGGTCCTGGCAGGTCGTCCAACTGGACGATGCCGCCCTCACCAGTCTCGACCACGCCGCCCAGCAGGTACGGTCGCTGCGCGCCGAGGGGCCGTCGTTCGGTCTGGTCGATGTGGAACACGAGTTCTTCGTGATCCTGCGCCCGGGACCGTCCGGGATGCGCCTCATGCTCTCGGATGCCACCGCGGCGCTGGATTACGACCTCGCGGCAGATGTGCTGGACGAGCTCAACGTGGATGTGCCCGACATGACCGACGATGAGCTCGAGGAGACTGACCCCTGGGGGGAGGGCGACATGGCGATCCTCGAGGACATGGGCCTGCCGTCCGGGGTGCTGGAGATCATCGTCTCCGAGACCGATCTGTACGCCGACGAGCAGTTGCAGTCGGTGGCCGAGCGGATGGGCTTCGGCGACGAGTTCGAGCGGCACCAACCCGACACGTGA
- a CDS encoding prephenate dehydrogenase — protein MTVAADVCVLGVGLIGGSLMRALGPERTFGWNRSAPNAEAATAAGFDVTTDLPSTLRRAAEADALVVVGVPLPALDAVLDAVAEHAPTVALTDVISVKGPVLDAVRRRGLHARFVGGHPMAGTAHSGWNATDPDLFRGATWFVAADDDADPDTWGRVARLALDGGARVISATSADHDTAVARISHLGHVLAEALALAGGRGGDLALALAAGSFRDGTRVAGTAPDLVRAICEPNRDALLPVLDECLADLGAARAALAEQGTLGALVDDGNHARHAYENAQATRAGGDTRPLEVTPGTAGWLEALREAGAAGREVKPVG, from the coding sequence GTGACGGTGGCGGCGGACGTGTGCGTGCTCGGGGTCGGTCTGATCGGCGGCTCACTCATGCGGGCTCTCGGCCCCGAGCGCACATTCGGCTGGAACCGCTCCGCCCCCAACGCCGAGGCCGCTACCGCCGCAGGTTTCGACGTCACCACGGATCTGCCCTCCACGCTCCGCCGGGCCGCGGAGGCGGATGCCCTCGTCGTCGTGGGCGTTCCCCTCCCCGCCCTCGACGCCGTCCTGGACGCGGTGGCCGAGCACGCACCCACTGTCGCCCTCACCGACGTGATTAGCGTGAAGGGACCTGTCCTCGACGCGGTGCGCCGGCGCGGACTGCACGCACGGTTCGTCGGCGGGCATCCCATGGCCGGGACCGCGCACTCCGGTTGGAACGCCACCGATCCCGACCTGTTCCGCGGCGCCACGTGGTTCGTCGCGGCCGATGACGACGCCGACCCTGACACCTGGGGGCGGGTAGCGCGGCTCGCGCTGGACGGCGGCGCGCGGGTGATCTCGGCGACCTCCGCCGACCACGACACGGCGGTCGCCCGGATCTCCCACCTGGGGCATGTACTGGCCGAGGCCCTCGCCCTGGCCGGCGGGCGCGGCGGAGACCTCGCACTCGCGCTGGCCGCCGGGTCGTTCCGGGACGGCACGCGCGTCGCCGGGACTGCACCCGACCTGGTGCGGGCGATCTGTGAACCCAACCGCGACGCGCTGCTGCCCGTGCTCGACGAGTGCCTCGCCGACCTCGGGGCCGCGCGGGCCGCACTGGCCGAGCAGGGAACCCTGGGGGCGCTCGTCGACGACGGCAATCACGCTCGGCACGCGTACGAGAACGCGCAGGCCACCCGCGCCGGCGGGGACACCCGGCCACTGGAGGTCACGCCGGGAACTGCCGGGTGGCTCGAGGCGCTACGGGAGGCCGGCGCCGCAGGCCGCGAGGTCAAGCCCGTCGGCTAA
- a CDS encoding putative glycolipid-binding domain-containing protein — MNASQSPSPKSEVQSASAPRLYTWISETGRLIEQVRVVTKGDSSRARGRIVAATDPEHPAFTVEYEAQLGSDTALRRVGLTVTTEEIERTIDLVCDGEGDWLLEDSSGTRSRVGADGVVDVDITYSVFFASVMIRRLGLHAQPGSAEERVLSVDSLTLDVTEDTVTLSSDDEQVHGITATASTSATVDSDGIIVDVPGLSRRV; from the coding sequence GTGAACGCTTCTCAGTCGCCCTCGCCGAAGTCCGAAGTGCAGTCCGCCTCGGCCCCCCGCCTGTACACGTGGATCTCCGAGACCGGCAGACTGATCGAGCAGGTCAGAGTGGTTACCAAGGGCGATTCCTCCCGCGCTCGTGGTCGGATCGTCGCCGCGACGGACCCCGAGCACCCTGCCTTCACCGTCGAGTACGAGGCCCAGCTGGGCTCCGACACCGCCCTGCGCCGGGTGGGGCTGACCGTCACCACCGAGGAAATCGAGCGCACCATCGACCTGGTCTGCGACGGCGAGGGGGATTGGCTGCTCGAGGACTCCTCCGGCACCCGCTCGCGCGTGGGCGCCGACGGCGTGGTGGACGTGGACATCACCTACAGCGTGTTCTTCGCCAGCGTGATGATCCGTCGCCTGGGCCTGCACGCGCAGCCGGGCTCTGCAGAGGAGCGCGTGCTGTCGGTGGACTCCTTGACGCTCGACGTCACCGAGGACACGGTCACGCTCTCCAGCGACGACGAGCAGGTTCACGGCATCACCGCCACCGCCTCGACCAGTGCGACGGTCGACTCCGACGGCATTATCGTCGACGTGCCGGGGCTCAGCCGACGGGTCTGA
- a CDS encoding cytochrome P450, translated as MLPPGPRFPRILQAVLALAAPVAIFPAAARRYGVPFTLDLMPRGRKVVAVSEPAQIKDVFAGSPSVFHAGKGNDVLRPLLGEHSLLIQDGDEHARARRLLAPAFGRREIDGYRTLVEEVTRRQLDRWPRSGRVRAHVLLNALTLEVILRVVFGVTDSARLDRMRPIVARAVDAGPVVMIGLGVPALRRFRPWSRELRDLAAIHEFLGEEIAAARRDPALAERRDLMALLVRASATDAQGLSDRELRDQLITLVAAGHETTATAMAWSMLELARHPHIQDRCVAEIAEGGSEYLDAVLKEALRLHPVVPMVMRELQEPATVGGRTYPRGVTISASIVLAHRAADTYPGPRDFNPERFLGEVPTPTEWLPFGGGARRCIGASFAMMEGQVILRQLLERYRLEPVGSGREWPRSRNVTLYPWRRARVDLHPR; from the coding sequence CTGCTCCCGCCTGGGCCCCGCTTTCCACGGATCCTGCAGGCGGTGCTCGCACTTGCGGCGCCCGTCGCCATCTTCCCGGCCGCGGCTCGGCGCTACGGCGTGCCGTTCACGCTCGATCTCATGCCCCGGGGGCGCAAGGTCGTCGCGGTGTCCGAGCCCGCGCAGATCAAGGACGTGTTCGCAGGCTCGCCGTCGGTCTTCCACGCCGGCAAAGGCAACGACGTCCTCCGACCGCTGCTCGGCGAGCACTCCCTGCTGATCCAGGACGGTGACGAACACGCCCGCGCCCGGCGACTGCTGGCGCCGGCGTTCGGGCGACGCGAGATCGACGGCTACCGCACGCTCGTCGAGGAGGTCACCCGCCGACAGTTGGACCGGTGGCCGCGCTCGGGTCGCGTCCGCGCGCACGTCCTGCTCAACGCGCTGACCCTCGAGGTGATCCTGCGGGTCGTGTTCGGGGTGACCGATTCGGCGCGTCTGGACCGGATGCGCCCCATCGTGGCCCGGGCGGTTGACGCCGGTCCTGTGGTGATGATCGGCCTGGGGGTCCCGGCGCTGCGCCGGTTCCGGCCGTGGAGCAGGGAACTCCGGGACCTGGCGGCCATTCACGAGTTCCTCGGCGAGGAGATCGCCGCCGCCCGCCGCGACCCGGCGTTGGCCGAGCGGCGGGACCTCATGGCGTTGCTGGTCCGCGCCTCGGCGACCGACGCCCAGGGGCTGTCCGACCGGGAGTTGCGCGATCAGCTCATCACCCTCGTGGCGGCCGGGCACGAGACCACCGCCACCGCCATGGCGTGGTCGATGCTCGAGCTGGCCCGTCATCCGCACATCCAGGACAGGTGCGTCGCCGAAATCGCCGAGGGCGGGTCGGAGTACCTCGACGCCGTGCTCAAGGAGGCCCTGCGGCTGCATCCCGTGGTGCCGATGGTGATGCGGGAGCTGCAGGAGCCGGCCACGGTCGGTGGCCGAACCTATCCGCGCGGGGTGACCATCTCCGCCTCGATAGTCCTGGCGCACCGCGCCGCGGACACCTACCCGGGCCCGCGTGACTTCAACCCTGAGCGGTTTTTGGGTGAGGTGCCCACGCCCACCGAGTGGCTGCCCTTCGGAGGCGGTGCGCGCCGCTGCATCGGGGCGTCGTTCGCGATGATGGAGGGGCAGGTCATCCTGCGGCAGTTGCTGGAGCGGTATCGGTTGGAGCCGGTTGGGAGCGGTCGAGAGTGGCCGCGGTCGCGCAACGTCACCCTGTACCCGTGGCGCCGGGCGCGGGTGGACCTGCACCCGCGGTGA
- a CDS encoding PGPGW domain-containing protein, translating into MAVRRLALETLGWTLIVLGVAALFLPGPGLLMLFAGTVVLSRQYEWFDRRLLVVKRLALEGASRGVQSWPKIAGSLLGVAWLIGLGIFWGIGSPVPTWWPLSPDLWLVGGWGTGGTLIVSGLVGLALLVYAFRRFRGTPYDHEVEVVHDLHRREERRRARAVRRRARTEVTPG; encoded by the coding sequence GTGGCAGTGAGACGCCTCGCGCTCGAGACACTCGGGTGGACGCTCATCGTTCTCGGGGTCGCCGCGCTGTTCCTCCCCGGTCCCGGATTGCTAATGCTGTTCGCCGGAACCGTGGTGCTGTCTCGTCAATACGAGTGGTTCGACCGTCGACTCCTGGTCGTCAAACGTCTCGCCCTAGAGGGCGCCTCCCGTGGCGTCCAGTCGTGGCCCAAGATCGCGGGCTCACTGCTCGGGGTGGCCTGGCTGATCGGCCTAGGGATCTTCTGGGGCATCGGTTCGCCGGTGCCGACCTGGTGGCCACTCTCGCCCGACCTGTGGTTGGTCGGCGGCTGGGGCACCGGCGGCACCCTCATCGTCTCGGGTCTCGTCGGACTGGCGCTGCTCGTCTACGCGTTCCGCCGATTCCGCGGCACCCCCTACGACCATGAGGTCGAAGTGGTGCACGACCTCCATCGCCGCGAGGAGCGCCGCCGCGCGCGGGCCGTACGGCGCCGCGCCCGCACGGAGGTCACTCCAGGCTGA
- a CDS encoding glycoside hydrolase family 65 protein has translation MTTSHTDRAAPASDGADAFTLGYVGLDPVSEGLRETLTSTGNGYMATRGTAEWEEADGVHYPGTYVHGVYDRATTMLGGVPVHNEDLVNLPNWLPLKLRVDGAEVLRLAEVEILDYHHELDLRSALLTRRLRFRDAQGRETELVSRRFVSMASLHHAYLEWTLTPLNWSGQVEVVTAIDGRVINDGVPRYRQLERSHLSPQATQVAGPQTIALKTRTRQSEVIVSVAARTLVSTGGRERDVVRSDFRTHDYIQQVLHVELERGVPTTIEKSVALFTSRDPATGDTLLRACRSVSRARSFRAAYAHHRESWERLWQACDMRVFGDDEAQHLLRVHISHILQTCSHNTSDLDAGVPARGINGEAYRGHVFWDELFVFPFLNFRLPSVTNSLLMYRYRRLSEARVAAEAAGYKGFMFPWQSGSLGTEETQEVHLNPMSGKWDEDLSHNQRHVSAAIFYNIWQYITITEDTMFLEFRGAELMLGIARFWSSIAHFSSERQRYEIHGVMGPDEYHEKYPGASEGGLRNNAYTNVFVAWICDIAAHLLDLLPAPRAGAVRARLELRDEEIARWKDMSRRMFVPFHDGIISQFEGYEDLEELDWDGYRDKYGNIQRLDRILKAEGDTPDRYKLAKQADAVMLFFLFSDDELRRVFTRLGYEFPDDAAERTIDYYDRRTSHGSTLSYITHAGVLARFDPDSSWERFKVALGSDVHDIQGGTTREGIHMGVMSGTVDLVQRFYAGMRVEDGMLQFDPNLPGGIDGVSFNMTYLRSPLTVTVMRDEVVIRHRDGVIDATPVRVCVRGEQRLVEVHGEERFSLE, from the coding sequence GTGACTACTTCTCACACCGACCGCGCCGCTCCGGCCTCCGACGGCGCCGACGCCTTCACCCTCGGCTACGTCGGCCTCGACCCGGTCAGCGAGGGACTTCGAGAGACCCTCACCTCCACCGGCAACGGCTACATGGCCACCCGGGGCACCGCCGAATGGGAGGAGGCCGACGGGGTCCACTATCCGGGCACCTACGTCCACGGCGTCTACGACCGCGCGACCACCATGCTCGGCGGGGTCCCGGTCCACAACGAGGACCTGGTCAACCTCCCCAACTGGCTGCCCCTCAAGCTTCGGGTCGACGGTGCCGAGGTGCTCCGGCTGGCAGAGGTGGAGATCCTCGACTATCACCATGAACTCGACCTGCGATCGGCGCTGCTCACGCGGCGGCTTCGCTTCCGCGACGCGCAGGGGCGCGAGACGGAACTGGTGAGTCGCCGATTCGTCTCCATGGCGAGCCTTCACCACGCCTACCTGGAGTGGACTCTCACGCCGCTCAACTGGTCTGGCCAGGTCGAGGTGGTGACCGCGATCGACGGGCGCGTCATCAACGACGGCGTACCCCGCTACCGCCAGCTGGAGAGAAGCCACCTCAGTCCCCAGGCGACGCAGGTCGCGGGGCCGCAGACGATCGCCCTCAAAACTCGGACGCGCCAGTCCGAGGTGATTGTCAGCGTCGCCGCCCGGACCCTCGTCTCGACCGGCGGCCGAGAGCGGGACGTGGTCCGTTCCGATTTCCGGACGCACGACTACATCCAGCAGGTACTCCACGTGGAACTGGAGCGCGGGGTCCCCACCACGATCGAGAAGTCGGTGGCCCTGTTCACCTCGCGCGACCCGGCGACCGGGGACACTCTCCTACGCGCGTGCCGATCGGTCTCCCGGGCGCGCTCGTTCCGCGCGGCGTACGCGCACCACCGCGAATCCTGGGAGCGGTTGTGGCAGGCCTGCGACATGCGGGTGTTCGGTGACGACGAGGCTCAGCACCTGCTGCGCGTGCACATCAGCCACATCTTGCAGACGTGCTCGCACAACACCTCAGATCTCGACGCCGGCGTGCCCGCGCGCGGGATCAACGGTGAGGCCTACCGCGGCCACGTGTTCTGGGACGAACTGTTCGTCTTCCCGTTCCTGAACTTCCGGCTCCCGTCCGTCACCAACAGTTTGCTCATGTACCGCTACCGGCGACTGTCCGAGGCGCGGGTAGCGGCGGAGGCAGCAGGGTACAAGGGGTTCATGTTCCCGTGGCAGAGCGGATCGCTCGGGACCGAGGAGACGCAGGAGGTCCACCTCAACCCGATGTCGGGCAAGTGGGACGAGGACCTGTCACACAACCAACGCCACGTCAGCGCGGCGATCTTCTACAACATCTGGCAGTACATCACCATCACCGAGGACACGATGTTCCTCGAGTTCCGGGGCGCGGAGTTGATGCTCGGCATCGCTCGGTTCTGGTCATCCATCGCGCACTTCTCGTCGGAACGGCAGCGGTACGAGATCCACGGAGTGATGGGCCCGGACGAATACCACGAGAAGTACCCGGGCGCCTCAGAGGGCGGGCTGCGCAACAACGCCTACACCAATGTGTTCGTGGCGTGGATCTGCGATATCGCCGCCCACCTGCTCGACCTGCTGCCGGCACCCCGCGCCGGTGCCGTTCGTGCCCGACTCGAACTGCGCGACGAGGAGATCGCCAGGTGGAAAGACATGAGCCGCAGGATGTTCGTGCCGTTCCACGACGGGATCATCAGTCAGTTCGAAGGCTATGAGGATCTGGAGGAACTGGACTGGGACGGGTACCGCGACAAATACGGCAATATTCAGCGTCTCGACCGGATCCTCAAGGCCGAGGGCGACACCCCGGACCGGTACAAGCTGGCCAAGCAGGCTGACGCGGTGATGCTGTTCTTCCTGTTCAGCGACGACGAGCTGCGCCGGGTGTTCACACGCCTCGGGTACGAGTTCCCCGACGACGCCGCGGAACGGACGATCGACTACTACGACCGCCGCACGTCGCACGGGTCGACTCTGTCGTACATCACCCATGCCGGTGTCCTCGCGCGCTTCGACCCGGACAGCTCATGGGAGAGGTTCAAGGTCGCGCTGGGCAGCGATGTGCACGACATCCAGGGCGGGACGACCCGCGAGGGCATCCACATGGGGGTCATGTCCGGCACGGTCGACCTGGTGCAACGCTTCTACGCGGGCATGCGGGTCGAGGACGGGATGCTGCAGTTCGACCCGAACCTGCCCGGCGGTATTGACGGGGTCTCGTTCAACATGACCTACCTGCGCTCGCCGCTCACCGTGACGGTGATGAGGGACGAGGTGGTGATCCGCCACCGTGACGGCGTGATCGATGCGACCCCCGTGCGCGTGTGCGTGCGTGGCGAGCAGCGGCTGGTCGAGGTGCACGGCGAGGAGAGGTTCAGCCTGGAGTGA
- a CDS encoding DUF2339 domain-containing protein, producing MNPQQPDLQRALADLDSRLGRITAEVAEVRAGLAMLGRQAAPGPAEPPQRESPWRPAAPPPGMPAPAHPGGPWRPPGQYTVPGQHGAPGQYGMPAHPGDRAHPGRHVHPDRPGRPSTGAPRRRAPRITAATVIAAVGGSVMLAGIAFLLVVAIQAGLFPPLARVLAAALLAVVLIWLGLLLQSRHEPTADAPVNPGALALVGTGLAAAMLDVIASTTLYQWIPGPAAYMFVGGLALGGIALAQRWSSGLLACLVSAGTMLLAPLISTGIEMPIFVAIVGIATAVLAADLGVAVRVVWSVLPGLLLTIYLSQAALYSRGEQIALIVTAIVFAAVGVGVAWFDTVRRSPALENAALVVVPTAASLTLLPATYLLRPGWPVGLLLAAAYLTVAVLVGRGGRGKAHALLSAVTGFVGSALLLLAWVELGGRELTGLALTLSALAYVVAAGLWARRWMDWVAGVAAALALLVHTSVNEPQFALSARLAVREFSYWDVVAAFAIAALAVAVTWWARRRLPHESTRVVMVGSLVALASLSVMVVAAGVVIGELAGAARNGFLAAHLVVTVLWTCCAAWLVLLPNPRIADARRLGFVLGSLALAKLLLLDLATLPGLFRVLSFIAVGAVMLAVAVRYRKETEPSGSGSPT from the coding sequence GTGAACCCACAGCAACCCGATCTGCAGCGTGCCCTCGCCGACCTCGACTCCCGGCTCGGACGCATCACCGCGGAAGTCGCGGAGGTCCGGGCCGGGCTGGCGATGCTCGGCCGGCAGGCGGCACCCGGGCCGGCCGAGCCGCCACAGCGGGAATCGCCATGGCGCCCTGCCGCGCCGCCGCCGGGAATGCCCGCCCCGGCGCACCCGGGCGGGCCCTGGCGCCCGCCCGGGCAGTACACAGTGCCGGGGCAGCATGGAGCGCCCGGGCAGTACGGGATGCCCGCTCACCCCGGTGACCGCGCGCACCCCGGGAGGCATGTGCACCCCGACCGGCCGGGGCGTCCGAGCACGGGAGCGCCGCGGCGTCGGGCTCCGCGCATCACCGCCGCCACCGTGATCGCCGCGGTCGGCGGATCGGTCATGCTCGCCGGCATCGCGTTCTTGCTGGTCGTCGCCATCCAGGCCGGGTTGTTCCCACCGCTCGCGCGGGTACTCGCCGCCGCGCTGCTGGCGGTGGTCCTCATCTGGCTGGGCCTACTCCTGCAGTCTCGTCACGAGCCCACGGCCGACGCCCCGGTCAATCCGGGCGCCCTCGCCCTGGTGGGCACAGGTCTGGCAGCGGCGATGCTCGACGTCATCGCCAGCACGACTCTCTACCAGTGGATCCCGGGGCCCGCCGCCTACATGTTCGTCGGCGGCCTGGCGCTCGGCGGGATTGCCCTCGCCCAACGCTGGTCCTCCGGATTGCTGGCCTGCCTCGTCTCAGCCGGCACGATGCTGCTGGCGCCTCTCATCTCCACCGGTATCGAAATGCCGATCTTCGTTGCGATCGTCGGCATCGCCACCGCAGTCCTCGCCGCCGACCTTGGGGTGGCCGTCCGCGTGGTGTGGTCCGTCCTGCCCGGACTCCTGCTGACCATTTACCTCTCGCAGGCAGCTCTCTACAGTCGCGGCGAACAGATCGCACTCATCGTGACCGCGATCGTCTTTGCCGCTGTCGGGGTGGGCGTGGCCTGGTTCGACACCGTCCGCCGCAGCCCGGCACTCGAGAACGCCGCCCTCGTCGTCGTCCCCACCGCCGCCTCACTCACACTCCTGCCGGCCACCTACCTCCTTCGGCCCGGATGGCCCGTCGGCCTGCTCCTCGCCGCGGCCTACCTGACCGTCGCCGTCCTCGTGGGCCGCGGCGGACGGGGCAAGGCGCACGCGCTGCTCTCCGCCGTGACGGGGTTCGTCGGTAGCGCGCTGCTCCTCCTGGCCTGGGTGGAGCTGGGCGGGCGCGAGCTGACCGGACTCGCGCTGACCCTGAGCGCTCTCGCCTACGTCGTGGCCGCCGGACTGTGGGCGCGCCGCTGGATGGACTGGGTGGCCGGGGTCGCCGCGGCACTCGCGCTGCTCGTCCATACGAGTGTCAATGAGCCGCAGTTTGCGCTCAGTGCGCGGCTCGCGGTCCGGGAGTTCTCCTATTGGGACGTGGTCGCGGCGTTCGCCATCGCCGCGCTGGCGGTCGCCGTGACGTGGTGGGCGCGCCGCCGCCTGCCGCACGAATCGACGCGCGTGGTGATGGTGGGATCTCTCGTCGCGCTGGCGAGCCTCTCGGTGATGGTGGTCGCGGCCGGCGTCGTGATCGGCGAACTGGCCGGGGCGGCGCGCAACGGCTTCCTCGCCGCACATCTGGTGGTGACCGTGCTGTGGACGTGCTGCGCTGCCTGGCTGGTCCTCCTCCCGAACCCACGCATCGCCGACGCGCGCAGGCTCGGCTTCGTCTTGGGATCGCTCGCGCTGGCGAAACTCCTGCTGCTCGACCTGGCCACCCTGCCGGGATTGTTCCGCGTGCTGTCATTCATCGCCGTGGGCGCGGTGATGCTCGCGGTGGCCGTGCGTTACCGCAAGGAGACCGAGCCGTCGGGCAGCGGTTCGCCTACGTAG
- a CDS encoding DMT family transporter, whose amino-acid sequence MAQPAREALRRNAGQLASVALVLMWSSGYVGAELGIRAGGTPLQLLGWRFSILGVLLVSVCLVLGVRLADRAAWARQAVLGLFSQAVFLFMIFQGVSRGVDGGTAALIAALQPLLVATVAGKVLGERTTARMWVGMALGMAGVVVVVSGGLDAGAAPWWAYLFPVTGMLSLATGTVLTQRLRPPESLLQSITMQSVVAGVALMSAALLSGQAAPVAEVDFWVAVAWLVFLSTLCGYVLFVFVTRTRGATVASVLLYLTPPTTMVWVWLMFGVPITLLAVAGMAVSAVGVVLVLRSRPAAAGQRARR is encoded by the coding sequence ATGGCTCAGCCCGCGCGAGAGGCGCTCCGCCGCAACGCCGGCCAGCTGGCGTCGGTGGCACTGGTGCTCATGTGGAGCTCGGGCTATGTCGGCGCGGAGCTCGGTATCCGGGCCGGCGGCACCCCTTTACAGCTGTTGGGGTGGCGGTTCTCGATCCTCGGTGTACTGCTGGTGAGCGTCTGCCTCGTGCTGGGGGTGCGGCTAGCCGATCGTGCGGCGTGGGCGCGGCAGGCTGTGTTGGGCTTGTTCAGCCAGGCTGTGTTTCTGTTCATGATCTTCCAGGGGGTCTCTCGGGGCGTCGACGGCGGCACTGCGGCACTGATCGCCGCGCTCCAGCCGCTGCTCGTGGCCACGGTGGCGGGCAAGGTCCTCGGAGAGCGGACGACGGCACGCATGTGGGTCGGCATGGCCCTGGGGATGGCGGGCGTCGTGGTGGTGGTCTCCGGCGGTCTCGATGCGGGCGCGGCCCCGTGGTGGGCGTACTTGTTCCCGGTGACGGGAATGCTCAGTCTGGCGACGGGAACGGTTCTCACACAGCGTCTGCGACCCCCCGAGTCGCTGCTGCAATCCATCACCATGCAGTCCGTCGTCGCGGGTGTCGCTTTGATGTCTGCGGCATTGTTGTCCGGCCAGGCGGCCCCTGTCGCCGAGGTTGACTTCTGGGTGGCCGTGGCATGGCTGGTGTTCCTGTCCACCCTGTGCGGTTACGTCCTGTTCGTGTTCGTCACCCGCACCCGCGGCGCCACCGTCGCCAGCGTGCTGCTTTACCTCACCCCGCCTACGACCATGGTCTGGGTGTGGCTCATGTTCGGCGTCCCGATCACCCTCCTCGCCGTCGCGGGGATGGCCGTCAGCGCGGTCGGCGTGGTCCTGGTGCTGCGATCCCGTCCGGCTGCGGCAGGTCAGCGCGCACGCCGGTAA
- a CDS encoding pyridoxal phosphate-dependent aminotransferase encodes MSPDVRSDLDAIPAYIPGASVPGAVKLASNETTAGPLPSVATAIAEAAMGANRYPDITAGALVDRLADFLGVPAENVTAGCGSVALCQQLVQAVCAPGDEVIFGWRSFEAYPIIARIAHAVPVAIPNRGDGSLDLDAIAAAVTARTRLIFVCTPNNPTGPAVSRADLGKFLDRIPERVTVALDEAYYEYMRSDDPVNGVAEAMARPNVVSLRTFSKAYGLAGLRVGYLVGPVSLVVPVAKMVVPFSVSSLAQAAAIACLEAGDELRARTDAVVDERSRVRRSLLEMRHEVPDTQANFVWLPLGESATDFDSHCREHLVITRCFAGDGVRVSIGDPEENDQFLAAAREFVTRT; translated from the coding sequence ATGTCCCCCGACGTGCGCAGTGACCTCGACGCCATCCCCGCCTACATTCCGGGTGCCTCCGTACCGGGCGCGGTCAAGCTCGCGTCCAACGAGACCACCGCGGGCCCCCTCCCGAGTGTCGCCACCGCCATCGCGGAGGCCGCGATGGGCGCCAACCGTTACCCCGACATCACAGCGGGTGCGCTCGTCGACCGACTCGCGGACTTCCTCGGGGTCCCCGCCGAGAACGTCACCGCCGGATGCGGCTCGGTGGCGCTGTGCCAGCAACTGGTCCAGGCGGTGTGCGCGCCCGGCGACGAGGTGATCTTCGGTTGGCGCTCCTTCGAGGCCTACCCGATCATCGCGCGCATCGCCCACGCGGTACCTGTCGCGATCCCCAACCGCGGGGACGGCTCGCTGGACCTGGACGCCATCGCCGCCGCCGTGACCGCCCGAACGCGATTGATCTTCGTCTGCACCCCCAACAACCCGACTGGCCCGGCGGTTTCCCGCGCCGACCTCGGCAAGTTCCTCGACCGCATCCCCGAGCGGGTCACCGTGGCACTGGACGAGGCCTACTACGAATACATGCGATCGGATGACCCGGTGAACGGCGTCGCCGAGGCGATGGCACGTCCCAACGTGGTCTCCCTGCGCACCTTCTCCAAGGCCTACGGCCTGGCTGGCCTGCGCGTCGGCTATCTCGTGGGGCCCGTGAGCCTGGTCGTGCCGGTCGCGAAGATGGTCGTTCCCTTCTCCGTCAGCTCCCTGGCCCAAGCCGCCGCGATCGCCTGCCTCGAGGCCGGAGATGAACTCCGCGCTCGCACCGACGCGGTCGTCGATGAACGCTCTCGGGTGCGGCGCTCGCTCCTCGAGATGAGGCACGAGGTCCCGGACACCCAGGCGAACTTCGTATGGCTCCCACTCGGGGAGTCCGCGACGGACTTCGACTCCCACTGCCGCGAACACCTGGTCATCACCCGGTGCTTCGCCGGCGACGGGGTGCGGGTGTCCATCGGGGATCCCGAGGAAAACGACCAATTTCTCGCAGCCGCCCGGGAATTCGTGACCAGAACGTAA